A single Triticum dicoccoides isolate Atlit2015 ecotype Zavitan chromosome 2A, WEW_v2.0, whole genome shotgun sequence DNA region contains:
- the LOC119352386 gene encoding NDR1/HIN1-like protein 6 produces MASYHRVHPVIVDGAPPAVPEQNKDKLPPPPSGAYGDRLPITAPAPGAAAPLRAPRRKRHNRCCRCVCCTLLVLIVLVVALGATAGILYAVFRPKIPTFRVERLTATRFDVNTTSMTVSDAFEVQVITDNPNRRIGVYYDGGWVAASFNGTELCRGAFPALYQGHRSTVRPLITLQGETRLDSAVAAQLAQQRQAGFVPLTVTARVPIRIKFGALKLWTMTGKARCSLVVDSLEAGTRLRIRSNSCTFKLKPN; encoded by the coding sequence ATGGCAAGCTACCACCGGGTCCACCCGGTGATCGTCGACGGGGCGCCGCCCGCGGTGCCGGAGCAAAACAAGGATAAGCTGCCACCGCCACCCAGCGGCGCCTATGGCGACCGGCTGCCAATCACCGCCCCTGCGCCCGGCGCGGCGGCCCCGCTGCGCGCGCCGCGGCGGAAGCGGCACAACCGGTGCTGCCGGTGCGTGTGCTGCACGCTGCTGGTGCTGATCGTGCTCGTGGTCGCGCTCGGCGCCACGGCGGGGATCCTCTACGCCGTGTTCCGCCCCAAGATCCCCACGTTCCGCGTGGAGCGGCTGACGGCCACCCGGTTCGACGTGAACACCACCTCCATGACGGTGAGCGACGCGTTCGAGGTGCAGGTGATAACGGACAACCCCAACCGGCGCATCGGGGTGTACTACGACGGCGGCTGGGTCGCCGCCTCCTTCAACGGCACCGAGCTGTGCCGCGGCGCCTTCCCGGCGCTCTACCAGGGCCACCGCAGCACGGTGCGGCCGCTCATCACGCTCCAGGGGGAGACCAGGCTCGACAGCGCCGTGGCCGCGCAGCTGGCGCAGCAGCGGCAGGCCGGGTTCGTGCCGCTCACGGTCACCGCGCGCGTGCCCATCCGGATCAAGTTTGGCGCACTCAAGCTGTGGACGATGACGGGGAAGGCGCGGTGTAGCCTGGTGGTGGACAGCCTCGAGGCCGGCACGCGGCTCCGCATCCGATCCAACAGCTGCACCTTCAAGCTCAAGCCTAATTAG